One segment of Pseudanabaena sp. FACHB-2040 DNA contains the following:
- a CDS encoding exopolysaccharide biosynthesis protein, with product MEEPSNLAPEEPENLPVHFSEAIRALLERLIDQPLTLGQILAETQERGFSLVIGLLVLPFLVPLPPGFTTVLGGGALLLSAQMALGRRSPWLPERIARFQFPQKLAQQMLNPLKRLSRWIERIAHPRWSGITQHPAVWQINGFCISWLALLLMSPVPMTNPIPTVGILAFVIATLEEDGLLLCVSYGLTALNTVLFGTLGYLLWRSPEVLRNLFQAAPEGLRNLFS from the coding sequence ATGGAAGAACCGTCGAATCTAGCCCCAGAAGAGCCAGAGAACTTGCCCGTTCACTTCTCTGAGGCAATTAGGGCTCTGCTGGAAAGGCTCATTGATCAGCCCCTTACCCTCGGCCAAATTTTGGCTGAAACCCAGGAACGGGGATTCTCACTGGTGATTGGGCTGCTGGTGTTGCCATTTCTCGTGCCGCTGCCGCCAGGTTTTACCACGGTATTAGGCGGGGGAGCGCTGCTGCTGTCTGCTCAGATGGCTCTGGGGCGGCGATCCCCTTGGCTGCCTGAGCGGATTGCCCGCTTTCAGTTTCCCCAGAAACTGGCCCAGCAAATGCTCAATCCCCTCAAGCGCCTGAGCCGTTGGATAGAGCGCATTGCTCATCCCCGCTGGTCAGGCATTACCCAACATCCTGCGGTGTGGCAGATCAACGGCTTCTGCATTAGCTGGCTGGCGCTGCTGTTAATGAGCCCTGTGCCCATGACCAACCCTATTCCTACCGTCGGCATTCTGGCCTTTGTCATTGCCACCCTGGAGGAAGACGGGCTGTTGCTCTGTGTAAGCTACGGGTTAACCGCCCTGAACACGGTTTTGTTTGGCACCCTAGGCTATCTGCTTTGGCGATCGCCTGAAGTGCTTCGTAACCTGTTTCAAGCTGCTCCCGAAGGGCTGCGAAATTTATTCTCTTAA
- a CDS encoding SLC13 family permease → MEGVPAIATSFGQLAALAIFASVIFLIITEWLHLTIAALLGALLLVFLNVLTLDEAISYIGRSHATLALFFGVMVMVRAFEPTRIFEYLATQMVLLAKGQGKRLLLGIVALTTPVCAVLPNATTVMLLAPLIPPLAADIGVDYVPLLILMVFVANSAGLLTLVGDPATFIVGDAINMSFLEYLTKLSLGGVVALVTLVFLVPFLFSEIWNRQLDDLSNLPQPEVNHPRMLAFGGVVVALVLIFFVIGESLPVPIPPALVALLGATLCLLLTHQSKIDSIQNVLRDVDWSTLIFFMSIFVLIGGLEKTGVISGASGVLALLLGQNIVLGSILLLLFVGLLSSVVPNIPLVVAMVPLLKEYLVTVGMAPPEVLSAGYTGSFPPETLPLFYAMMFGATLGGNGTLVGASSNIVAAGIAEQHGKAISFQTFLRYGMPLMAMQLTTAGLFVLVRFLLV, encoded by the coding sequence ATGGAAGGCGTGCCTGCGATCGCAACCTCTTTTGGCCAACTGGCAGCACTGGCGATCTTCGCCAGCGTTATTTTTCTGATCATTACCGAATGGCTGCACCTGACGATTGCCGCCCTGTTGGGTGCCCTCTTGCTGGTGTTTCTGAATGTGCTGACGCTGGATGAGGCGATCAGCTACATTGGCCGCAGCCATGCCACCCTGGCCCTATTCTTTGGCGTCATGGTAATGGTGCGGGCCTTTGAGCCTACCCGCATTTTTGAGTATTTAGCCACCCAGATGGTGCTACTGGCGAAAGGCCAGGGTAAACGGCTGTTGCTGGGCATCGTGGCCCTAACCACGCCCGTCTGCGCGGTTTTGCCGAATGCCACCACGGTGATGCTGCTGGCCCCACTGATTCCGCCGCTGGCTGCCGATATCGGGGTTGACTATGTGCCCCTGCTGATTCTCATGGTGTTTGTAGCCAACAGCGCTGGCCTGCTAACGCTAGTGGGCGACCCGGCAACTTTCATTGTGGGGGATGCCATCAATATGAGCTTTCTTGAGTACCTGACGAAGCTGAGTCTAGGCGGCGTTGTGGCTCTGGTAACCCTAGTATTTCTAGTACCCTTTCTGTTTTCAGAGATTTGGAACCGACAGCTTGACGATCTGTCAAATCTGCCCCAGCCCGAGGTGAACCACCCCCGCATGCTGGCCTTTGGGGGGGTGGTTGTGGCCCTGGTGCTGATCTTTTTTGTGATTGGAGAGAGCCTGCCCGTTCCCATTCCGCCAGCCCTGGTGGCACTGCTGGGGGCGACCCTGTGCCTACTGCTAACCCACCAAAGCAAAATCGACTCCATTCAGAACGTGCTGCGGGACGTGGACTGGAGCACCCTGATTTTCTTTATGAGCATTTTTGTGCTGATTGGGGGGCTGGAGAAAACTGGTGTCATCAGCGGGGCCTCGGGCGTTCTCGCCCTGCTATTGGGCCAGAACATTGTCCTAGGCTCGATTTTGCTCCTGCTGTTTGTCGGCTTGCTCTCTAGTGTGGTGCCCAATATTCCTCTGGTGGTGGCAATGGTGCCGCTGCTAAAGGAGTACTTAGTGACTGTGGGCATGGCTCCCCCAGAAGTTCTCAGCGCGGGCTACACCGGCAGTTTCCCCCCCGAAACACTGCCCCTGTTCTACGCCATGATGTTTGGTGCAACCCTAGGTGGCAATGGCACTCTGGTCGGCGCTTCCTCTAATATTGTGGCCGCAGGCATTGCTGAACAGCACGGTAAGGCTATCTCGTTTCAAACCTTCCTGCGTTACGGCATGCCCCTGATGGCCATGCAGCTGACCACGGCTGGACTGTTTGTGCTGGTTCGGTTTCTGCTGGTGTAA
- a CDS encoding folate-binding protein YgfZ, with protein MLESLRAVQKKAGAQFDDQGIPLSFGQDGGALAAVEKGVAVCDRSHWGLLQVSDEDRLRFLHNQSTNDFQRLKPGEGCETVFVTSTARTIDLATAYATEAAVLLLTSPGQDERLMTWMDRYIFFADKVKLKNLTAETAIFSLVGPESGSLLTRLGEVALPEPLHSHTLTTLGQAEVRVAAGSGLASPGFTLLVAVEQAADLWQTLVEADAVAAGETVWNQLRVQQGRPVPGAELTEDYNPLEAGLWQTLSFEKGCYIGQETIARLNTYKGVKQQLWGLQLQGQASPGTPITLGDDKVGLLTSVVETATGTLGLGYIRTKAGGAGLTVRVGDTNATVIEVPFLSRGYLAAE; from the coding sequence ATGTTGGAATCGCTCAGGGCAGTCCAAAAAAAGGCTGGCGCTCAGTTTGATGATCAGGGAATTCCGCTGTCTTTTGGTCAGGATGGGGGGGCGCTGGCGGCGGTTGAGAAGGGGGTAGCGGTGTGCGATCGCAGTCATTGGGGTCTCTTGCAGGTTTCTGATGAGGATCGGTTGCGCTTTTTGCACAACCAGAGCACCAATGACTTTCAGCGGCTCAAGCCAGGAGAGGGGTGTGAGACGGTCTTTGTCACTTCGACGGCGAGAACAATTGATTTAGCGACCGCTTATGCCACAGAGGCAGCGGTGCTGTTGCTGACTTCTCCTGGTCAAGATGAGCGGCTAATGACCTGGATGGACCGCTATATCTTTTTTGCTGATAAGGTCAAGCTGAAAAACTTAACGGCTGAAACAGCCATATTCTCACTGGTAGGGCCAGAGAGCGGCTCGCTGTTGACTCGGTTAGGGGAAGTTGCTTTGCCAGAGCCGCTGCATAGCCACACGCTCACCACCTTGGGCCAGGCAGAGGTGCGAGTTGCCGCAGGCAGTGGGCTAGCCTCCCCTGGATTTACCTTGCTGGTAGCGGTTGAGCAGGCAGCAGACCTCTGGCAGACCTTGGTAGAGGCTGATGCCGTTGCTGCGGGTGAAACTGTATGGAATCAGCTGCGGGTACAGCAGGGCCGCCCGGTGCCTGGCGCAGAGCTGACCGAGGACTACAACCCTCTCGAAGCGGGACTGTGGCAAACACTCTCCTTTGAAAAGGGTTGCTACATCGGCCAGGAAACCATTGCTCGGCTTAACACCTACAAAGGGGTTAAGCAGCAGCTTTGGGGCCTACAACTGCAGGGACAAGCCAGCCCCGGCACCCCCATTACCCTAGGCGACGACAAGGTTGGCTTGCTGACTAGTGTTGTGGAAACAGCAACAGGCACTTTGGGGCTGGGCTATATCCGTACCAAAGCAGGCGGCGCAGGGTTGACCGTTAGGGTCGGGGATACAAACGCAACGGTAATCGAGGTACCTTTCCTCTCACGGGGCTATTTGGCCGCTGAGTGA
- the folB gene encoding dihydroneopterin aldolase, translating into MDQLHITGIRAYGYTGALPEENVLGQWFEVDLTLWLDLTLAGKSDALADTHNYVYVVQAVQQLMRESRFQLIERLADAIATTVLTSDARLHQVKVRLIKLTPPIPDFSGQIAVEIVRQKD; encoded by the coding sequence ATGGATCAGCTTCACATCACGGGCATTCGCGCCTACGGATATACGGGCGCTCTGCCAGAAGAAAACGTGTTGGGCCAGTGGTTTGAGGTTGATCTGACGCTCTGGCTAGATCTGACGCTGGCCGGAAAAAGCGATGCTCTAGCCGACACTCACAACTATGTCTACGTCGTACAGGCAGTGCAGCAGCTAATGCGAGAAAGCCGATTTCAGCTAATTGAGCGACTGGCAGATGCGATCGCAACCACTGTTCTCACCTCAGATGCTCGCCTGCACCAGGTCAAAGTGCGCCTGATCAAGCTCACGCCGCCTATTCCCGACTTCAGCGGCCAGATTGCAGTAGAGATAGTGCGACAGAAAGATTAA
- a CDS encoding NAD-dependent succinate-semialdehyde dehydrogenase, translating to MGIASINPATGETIKTFNALTDAELEAKLAQADATYQTYRKTSFEQRTAWMHAAAQVLEDNKLAYGRIMTLEMGKPLKAAITEVEKSAWVCRFYADHAAEFLADAPGQTDASQSFVRYQPMGAILAVMPWNFPFWQVFRFAAPALMAGNVGLLKHASNVPQSALAIEEVFSKAGFPVGAFQTLLIGASKVADLVADDRIKAATLTGSEPAGASLASACGQHIKKTVLELGGSDPFIVMPSADLEDAIATAANARMINSGQSCIAAKRFIVAESIAEQFEQGLKAKFEALTIGDPLDEGVEVGPLATASIRDELTAQVKTCAEQGATVLTGGDVPALMAKLPERLQPGHYFPPTILSQIPPGTPADQEEFFGPVALVFRVPDLDTAIRVANSTPLGLGASAWTNDPEERERLVNEVEAGAVFINGMVKSDPRLPFGGTKHSGYGRELGSQGIQEFVNIKTVWIK from the coding sequence ATGGGAATTGCCAGTATTAATCCCGCAACTGGAGAAACGATCAAAACGTTCAACGCCTTAACGGATGCTGAACTTGAGGCGAAACTCGCGCAGGCTGACGCGACCTATCAAACTTACCGCAAGACTTCTTTTGAGCAGCGCACTGCCTGGATGCACGCTGCCGCTCAAGTGCTCGAAGATAATAAGCTAGCCTATGGTCGCATTATGACTTTGGAGATGGGTAAGCCCTTAAAAGCTGCCATCACCGAAGTCGAAAAAAGTGCCTGGGTGTGTCGCTTCTATGCGGACCATGCCGCCGAGTTTCTGGCCGATGCGCCGGGGCAAACCGATGCCAGCCAGAGCTTCGTTCGGTATCAGCCGATGGGCGCTATTTTGGCCGTTATGCCCTGGAATTTTCCGTTCTGGCAGGTGTTTCGGTTTGCGGCCCCAGCGCTGATGGCGGGCAATGTGGGGCTTCTAAAGCACGCCTCGAATGTGCCTCAGTCAGCCCTAGCGATTGAGGAAGTGTTTAGCAAAGCGGGATTTCCAGTGGGGGCTTTTCAGACCCTACTCATTGGGGCCAGCAAAGTAGCCGATCTGGTAGCCGATGATCGCATTAAAGCTGCAACCTTGACTGGCAGTGAGCCTGCTGGGGCTAGCCTGGCTTCAGCCTGCGGTCAGCACATTAAAAAAACGGTGCTGGAGCTGGGCGGCAGCGACCCCTTCATTGTTATGCCCAGCGCTGATCTGGAGGATGCGATCGCAACCGCCGCCAACGCCCGCATGATCAATAGCGGCCAGTCCTGTATCGCAGCCAAGCGATTCATTGTGGCAGAGTCGATTGCGGAGCAGTTTGAGCAGGGGCTTAAAGCCAAGTTTGAGGCCCTTACCATTGGCGATCCGTTAGACGAGGGCGTCGAGGTGGGGCCGCTAGCCACAGCCTCAATTCGAGATGAGCTAACGGCTCAGGTCAAAACCTGTGCCGAGCAGGGGGCAACCGTTTTGACCGGGGGTGATGTGCCTGCCCTGATGGCTAAGCTGCCAGAACGGCTACAGCCGGGACACTATTTCCCGCCCACCATTCTCAGCCAGATCCCGCCCGGCACCCCAGCAGATCAGGAAGAATTCTTTGGCCCTGTGGCCTTGGTGTTTCGCGTGCCGGATCTCGATACGGCCATTCGCGTCGCCAACTCAACGCCGCTGGGATTAGGAGCCAGCGCTTGGACAAATGACCCTGAAGAACGGGAACGCTTAGTCAATGAGGTAGAAGCGGGCGCTGTTTTTATTAACGGCATGGTTAAGTCCGACCCCCGGCTACCCTTTGGCGGCACCAAACACTCTGGCTATGGCCGCGAACTTGGCAGCCAGGGTATTCAGGAGTTCGTCAACATCAAAACCGTCTGGATTAAGTAG
- a CDS encoding ATP-binding protein produces MVNSPFLPQQLIGRKAELHQICQLLDQDSDFLVVGVSGIGRRTLIQAAAHAVGARIMTIDCLRCRNGSQFLRLLADSLTETFATLGELALMQRWITEHPLSLDQVSSPPRLTWPEGSGHEWSRFEALLALPQHLAEALDCQVVIVFHNLSHIRSWDRKGRWETHLRQKIQAHSRVSYALIATMAEPWVYDSGLPVIHLDPLADADLESWMVTTMATEGLKFDPDSQALKLFLSYVQGHFGDAIALAQRLWLEHQVFVARDCPGLIQAHHVQRSLLGLVQDMAVTFEALILLLPPTQARVLEILALDPTDSPQSQAYIKKHQLSRGGGLQGALNSLEQKGLIYGPNLSYRIALPLLNFWLKQRLN; encoded by the coding sequence ATGGTCAATAGTCCCTTCCTGCCGCAGCAGTTGATTGGCCGAAAAGCAGAGCTGCACCAGATCTGCCAGCTTTTAGACCAAGACAGCGACTTTCTAGTTGTCGGTGTTTCCGGCATTGGGCGGCGCACCCTGATTCAGGCTGCAGCCCACGCAGTGGGGGCTAGAATCATGACTATCGACTGCTTGCGGTGCCGCAACGGCAGTCAGTTTTTGCGGCTGTTGGCCGACAGCCTGACAGAAACATTCGCTACTTTAGGCGAACTGGCCCTAATGCAGCGGTGGATCACTGAGCACCCCCTTTCCCTAGATCAGGTTTCTTCCCCACCCCGCCTCACTTGGCCAGAAGGGTCGGGCCATGAGTGGTCCCGCTTTGAGGCCCTGCTGGCGCTGCCGCAACATTTGGCAGAAGCTCTCGACTGTCAGGTGGTGATTGTATTCCATAACCTGTCCCACATTCGCTCCTGGGATCGCAAGGGCCGCTGGGAGACCCATCTCAGGCAAAAAATCCAGGCCCATAGCCGGGTCAGCTATGCCCTCATTGCCACCATGGCCGAACCCTGGGTCTACGACAGTGGCCTACCTGTCATCCACCTCGACCCCCTGGCTGATGCCGACCTTGAATCTTGGATGGTCACGACGATGGCCACTGAAGGACTCAAGTTCGACCCAGACAGTCAGGCCCTAAAGCTTTTTCTCAGCTATGTTCAGGGCCACTTTGGCGATGCCATTGCCTTAGCCCAACGACTTTGGCTAGAGCATCAGGTCTTTGTTGCCAGAGACTGCCCTGGGCTAATTCAGGCGCACCATGTTCAGCGCAGCCTACTGGGTCTAGTGCAGGATATGGCCGTTACCTTTGAGGCGCTAATTCTGCTGCTACCGCCCACCCAAGCTCGGGTACTGGAGATCCTGGCCCTCGATCCTACCGATAGCCCCCAGTCGCAGGCCTATATCAAAAAACATCAGCTCTCGCGCGGGGGCGGTTTGCAGGGAGCCCTTAACAGCCTGGAGCAAAAGGGCTTGATTTACGGGCCTAACTTAAGCTACCGAATTGCCCTGCCCCTGCTGAACTTTTGGCTAAAGCAGCGGCTGAATTAA
- a CDS encoding cation-translocating P-type ATPase: MASSPSLKTAPLEASSTAWHALSPDKAVVLLNSDRQVGLTLDQVADRQSQYGPNELEETAGRSALEILWDQFKNIMLLMLIAVALVSLFLDLRAGGFPKDAIAIFAIVILNGILGYVQESRAEKALAALKNMTSPRVRVIRSEQEQEVAAKELIPGDILLLESGVQVPADGRLLEASNLQIREAALTGEAEAVHKQPGLVLEADASLGDRLNLVFQGTEVLQGRGKVLVTGTAMNTELGRIATMLQSVESEPTPLQQRMTQLGNVLVTGAMVLVVLVVIFGLVRTGDLSLFDELLEVSLSMAVAVVPEGLPAVITVTLALGTQRMVRRHALIRKLPAVETLGSVTTICSDKTGTLTQNKMVVQQIATPSDLLQVTGEGYAPSGELLRQNQAVDLEQQPEVQTLMQTCALCNDANLQKQGSIWTILGDPTEGALLALAGKGGFDKGKLAETYRRISEIPFSSERKRMSVVVQSSTDAGADDLVMLTKGSPELVLEHCRFWQHGNTQEPLTRDMCDRILEQNNQMASRGLRVLGFATKTLFALPPESELEAAEQDLVWLGLVGMLDAPRPEVRTAVAECRQAGIRPVMITGDHQLTAKAIAENLGIASPGDEIVTGRELEQLSPQQLEEKVSHVSVYARVAPEHKLRIVQALQRRGEFVAMTGDGVNDAPALKQADIGIAMGITGTDVSKEASDMVLLDDNFATIVAATEEGRVVYDNIRRFIKYILGSNIGEVLTIGAAPLIGLGGVPLSPLQILWMNLVTDGLPALALAMEPAEPDVMRRPPHNPRESIFARGLGSYMLRVGVVLAILTIALMVWAYSHTHAPDYPRAPETWKTMVFTTLCLAQMGHAMAVRSDTRMTFQLNPFSNPFVLGAVVLTTVLQLLLIYSPPLRAFFGLYFLSAGELAICFGFSTLMFVWIELEKLFTQIWKNRRI, translated from the coding sequence ATGGCTAGCAGTCCTTCCCTGAAAACAGCTCCCCTTGAGGCATCCTCGACGGCTTGGCATGCGCTCTCTCCTGATAAGGCTGTGGTTTTGCTCAATAGTGACCGCCAAGTGGGGCTGACCCTAGACCAAGTGGCGGACCGGCAGAGCCAATATGGCCCTAATGAGCTGGAGGAGACGGCTGGCCGCAGCGCTCTAGAAATCCTGTGGGATCAGTTTAAAAACATCATGCTGCTGATGCTGATTGCAGTAGCGCTGGTGTCGCTGTTCTTGGATCTGCGGGCGGGCGGGTTTCCTAAGGATGCGATCGCAATTTTCGCCATCGTCATCCTCAACGGCATTTTGGGATACGTGCAGGAAAGCCGAGCTGAGAAGGCGCTGGCAGCCCTCAAGAACATGACCTCTCCCCGGGTGCGGGTGATCCGCAGCGAGCAGGAGCAGGAGGTCGCGGCTAAAGAGCTGATTCCCGGCGACATTCTGCTGCTGGAGTCGGGGGTGCAGGTACCTGCTGATGGCCGTCTGCTAGAAGCCTCTAATCTGCAAATTCGAGAGGCCGCTCTAACTGGTGAAGCTGAGGCAGTGCATAAGCAGCCTGGGTTGGTATTAGAGGCAGACGCTTCCCTAGGCGATCGGCTCAACCTGGTGTTTCAGGGCACCGAAGTTTTGCAGGGGCGGGGCAAGGTGCTGGTCACGGGCACTGCCATGAACACTGAGCTGGGCCGCATTGCCACCATGCTGCAGTCAGTCGAGTCTGAGCCCACGCCGCTGCAGCAGCGTATGACTCAGCTGGGCAACGTGCTGGTCACAGGGGCCATGGTGCTGGTGGTACTGGTGGTGATTTTCGGCTTGGTGCGAACCGGCGACCTGAGCCTGTTTGACGAGCTGCTGGAAGTGTCTCTGAGTATGGCTGTTGCCGTGGTGCCAGAGGGCTTGCCTGCCGTCATCACTGTCACCCTAGCCTTGGGAACTCAGCGGATGGTACGCCGCCATGCCCTGATCCGTAAGCTACCGGCGGTGGAAACCCTAGGCTCAGTCACCACTATCTGCTCTGACAAGACTGGCACCTTAACCCAAAACAAGATGGTGGTGCAGCAAATTGCCACCCCCAGCGACCTCCTGCAGGTGACTGGGGAAGGCTACGCACCGTCGGGTGAACTGCTGCGGCAAAACCAGGCTGTTGACCTGGAGCAGCAGCCCGAAGTACAAACGCTGATGCAGACCTGCGCCCTCTGCAACGATGCCAACCTGCAAAAACAGGGCAGCATCTGGACGATTTTGGGCGACCCTACCGAGGGGGCGCTGCTGGCTCTGGCGGGCAAAGGTGGCTTTGACAAAGGCAAGCTGGCCGAAACCTATCGGCGCATCAGCGAAATTCCCTTTTCTTCTGAGCGCAAACGAATGAGCGTTGTCGTTCAGTCATCAACCGATGCAGGGGCCGACGACTTGGTGATGCTGACCAAGGGATCGCCCGAACTGGTGCTGGAGCACTGCCGTTTCTGGCAGCACGGCAACACACAGGAACCGCTAACGCGAGACATGTGCGATCGCATCCTAGAGCAAAATAACCAGATGGCCAGTCGCGGCCTGCGGGTGCTGGGGTTTGCGACCAAAACCCTGTTTGCCCTGCCTCCCGAAAGCGAGCTAGAGGCAGCGGAGCAAGATCTGGTCTGGCTGGGCCTGGTCGGCATGCTAGATGCCCCTCGCCCTGAGGTCCGCACCGCTGTCGCTGAATGTAGACAGGCCGGCATCCGTCCGGTGATGATTACCGGCGACCACCAGCTGACGGCAAAAGCGATCGCAGAAAATCTGGGCATTGCTAGCCCTGGCGATGAGATTGTCACTGGGCGTGAACTCGAGCAACTCAGCCCGCAGCAGCTTGAAGAGAAAGTGTCTCACGTAAGTGTCTATGCTCGGGTAGCCCCCGAACACAAGCTGAGAATTGTGCAGGCGCTGCAGCGGCGAGGCGAATTTGTGGCCATGACCGGCGACGGTGTTAACGATGCCCCCGCCCTGAAGCAGGCCGACATCGGTATCGCTATGGGCATTACCGGCACCGACGTCAGTAAAGAGGCCAGCGACATGGTTCTGCTAGATGACAACTTTGCCACCATTGTCGCTGCCACGGAAGAAGGCCGCGTTGTTTACGACAACATCCGACGCTTCATTAAATACATTTTGGGCAGCAATATTGGGGAAGTGCTGACAATTGGCGCAGCTCCCCTGATCGGCCTGGGGGGGGTGCCCCTCTCCCCACTGCAAATTCTCTGGATGAACCTAGTAACAGATGGCCTACCCGCCTTAGCCCTAGCGATGGAACCGGCTGAGCCCGACGTCATGCGGCGGCCTCCCCATAACCCTCGAGAGAGCATCTTTGCCCGGGGTCTAGGCTCCTACATGCTCCGAGTGGGGGTAGTGCTAGCAATCCTAACCATCGCTCTGATGGTCTGGGCCTACTCTCATACTCACGCCCCTGACTACCCCCGTGCCCCCGAAACCTGGAAGACGATGGTGTTTACTACCTTGTGCTTGGCCCAAATGGGACATGCTATGGCGGTTCGCTCCGATACCCGCATGACCTTCCAGCTCAACCCCTTCTCCAACCCCTTTGTGCTAGGGGCCGTGGTGCTGACTACCGTGCTGCAGCTACTGCTGATCTACTCGCCACCGCTGCGGGCCTTTTTTGGTCTGTACTTCCTCAGTGCAGGCGAGCTGGCAATCTGCTTTGGCTTCAGCACTCTGATGTTTGTCTGGATTGAACTAGAAAAACTGTTTACTCAGATATGGAAGAACCGTCGAATCTAG
- a CDS encoding glutamate-5-semialdehyde dehydrogenase, producing MTVFPTASQAVSLTAIALQTRQAAGALAGLSSEAKNGAIEAIAAALEAHESEILAANQADCEAALAEELAKPLYGRLKLDAVKLKGAIAGVRDVAKLPDPVGTVQINRELDEGLILQRVACPLGVLGVIFESRPDAVMQISSLAVKSGNGVILKGGKEAVRSCQALVKAIKQGLETAGVDPAAVQLLTTREETRALLQLDGFVDLIIPRGSNSFVRYVQENTRIPVLGHADGICHLYVDAAADLAQAVAIAVDAKAGYPSACNAIETLLVHRGVAATFLPQVAEALQAAGVKLRGDEATRAVLPDIAAATEEDWATEYSDLILAVKVVDSLEAAIDHINRYGSRHTDAIATQDPQAAATFMNQVDAAGVYHNCSTRFADGFRYGFGAEVGISTQKMPPRGPVGLEGLVTYKYKVVGKGHIVATYSGEQAKPFTHRDLG from the coding sequence ATGACTGTTTTTCCCACAGCTTCTCAGGCAGTTTCTCTAACTGCGATCGCACTTCAAACCCGGCAGGCGGCTGGGGCGTTGGCGGGGCTTTCGAGTGAGGCGAAGAACGGAGCAATTGAAGCGATTGCGGCGGCGCTAGAGGCCCACGAGTCAGAAATTTTAGCAGCGAACCAGGCTGACTGTGAGGCGGCGCTGGCTGAAGAGTTGGCTAAGCCGCTCTACGGGCGGCTAAAGCTGGATGCTGTGAAGTTGAAAGGTGCGATCGCAGGGGTGCGTGATGTGGCTAAGCTGCCCGACCCAGTGGGCACAGTGCAGATTAATCGGGAGCTAGACGAGGGCCTGATTCTGCAGCGGGTGGCCTGTCCGCTGGGGGTGCTGGGGGTGATCTTTGAGTCGCGGCCCGATGCGGTGATGCAGATTTCGTCGCTGGCAGTAAAGTCGGGCAACGGGGTGATTCTCAAGGGTGGCAAGGAGGCGGTGCGCTCTTGTCAGGCATTGGTCAAAGCGATTAAGCAGGGGCTGGAAACGGCGGGGGTAGATCCGGCAGCGGTGCAGCTCTTGACCACGCGGGAAGAGACTCGCGCCCTGCTGCAGCTTGATGGTTTTGTAGACCTGATTATTCCGCGCGGCTCTAATTCTTTTGTTCGATATGTGCAGGAAAACACCCGCATTCCGGTGCTGGGCCATGCTGACGGCATTTGTCACCTCTATGTAGATGCAGCGGCAGATCTGGCTCAGGCCGTTGCCATTGCGGTAGATGCCAAAGCCGGATACCCCTCTGCCTGCAACGCGATTGAAACGCTGCTGGTGCATCGGGGCGTAGCCGCAACCTTTTTGCCCCAAGTCGCTGAGGCGCTGCAGGCGGCGGGGGTGAAGCTGCGGGGAGATGAGGCGACCCGCGCCGTGCTGCCAGATATTGCGGCGGCAACTGAAGAAGACTGGGCGACGGAGTACAGTGATCTAATTTTGGCAGTGAAGGTGGTGGATTCTTTGGAGGCTGCGATTGACCACATTAATCGCTACGGGTCGCGCCACACCGATGCGATCGCAACCCAAGACCCCCAGGCCGCAGCCACCTTTATGAATCAGGTTGATGCGGCTGGGGTTTACCACAACTGCTCGACCCGCTTTGCCGATGGCTTCCGCTATGGCTTTGGTGCAGAGGTCGGCATCAGCACCCAGAAAATGCCGCCACGCGGCCCTGTCGGTTTGGAGGGGCTGGTGACCTACAAGTACAAAGTTGTTGGCAAGGGTCACATTGTCGCCACCTACTCGGGCGAGCAGGCCAAACCCTTCACCCACCGCGATCTAGGTTAA